From Paenibacillus physcomitrellae, the proteins below share one genomic window:
- a CDS encoding non-ribosomal peptide synthetase, with protein MESKQQPLTEEQLQQETLASLFSRAASQHLDNIAISYGSREITYKQLEQLSGQVAHALMESGLEKGDFVGLYMERSPETVISLLGVMRAGGVYVPIDPEHPIERVRYIVEDCSSRFILYKERYEESAVQLAGDSGQTKLLSLESAFAQAPAEFNNVPLQPDDLAYVIYTSGSTGKPKGTLIAHRGVVNLYHSMTRSLQLSSEDVVTQFSTFSFDASVVDTFEALLNGAHLALLTKEEQLTPELLVDLLERRGVTHIGCLPTSVFNRIAETTTPETKKKWKTVKTVLVAGEALLSEHVRKFQSKFGTEITIINGYGPTECTVLTTIYKVTEPWESTANTVPIGYPLDNYELYVVKEDGRLAEDGEEGELYIATPGLSRGYLNLPEKTNEVFITNPFRADKSSMLYKSGDIVRRLPEGSIEFQHRKDGQLKLRGFRIEIGEIENALSKHPHILDGAVVAVVEQSVVKHLSCFYTEKAPVSVKELKEHLKDYVPQYMIPAYFYRLDEIPLSPTGKVDRKKLLTMDNPEAAEMAEPFEAPVGKLETMLASLWAEVLQLPKVGRNVSFFDIGGDSLAVMAVLSHLKLDYLSLRMNDLYEHTTVEALAAYISTLNSEEEETEELINEYKDLEELPVLPKVQLLNQDGLGTEILLTGGTGYLGSHLLYELLEATDANIHVLVRPKAGESGLSRIQKTLDSYFGSSVFAAHQSRIFAMEGDLVQENLGLSDTDRSLIGSAITSIIHAGADVRHFGKSEEFQATNVSGTESLIDFVYDKPSIRFHFISTIGIPEDMAAAGVWEANNSSPEQFYDVKLESVYTHSKLLAEKVVADAIQRGLPCSIYRAGNLSCHSGTGHFQTNINENFFYRMIKAFLLLGKAPAVNTHIDITPVDFASRFMVKLMLRPLLGEIYHICNPDQQRYEMLIASLMEMGYDIDLLPQKQFERWVLTEGRSISEEAVQLAVALLEGDGVRTTPYRYSSEASFRKAEGLQRTPAMDELLRKLAGHAVERGYFPEARK; from the coding sequence ATGGAGAGTAAACAACAGCCTTTGACGGAAGAACAACTGCAGCAAGAGACCCTCGCCAGCCTGTTTAGTAGAGCGGCCTCTCAACACTTGGACAACATCGCTATTTCTTATGGTTCAAGGGAAATTACTTATAAACAGCTTGAACAATTAAGCGGACAGGTCGCGCATGCTTTGATGGAATCCGGCCTGGAAAAAGGCGACTTTGTAGGTCTTTATATGGAGCGCAGTCCGGAGACCGTTATTTCGCTGTTAGGCGTTATGCGTGCCGGCGGGGTTTATGTTCCTATTGACCCGGAGCATCCGATTGAAAGGGTTCGTTATATCGTTGAGGATTGCAGCAGCAGATTTATTTTGTACAAGGAGCGCTATGAGGAGAGTGCGGTTCAACTAGCGGGAGACAGCGGGCAGACAAAGCTGCTGTCCCTGGAATCCGCATTTGCTCAGGCCCCGGCCGAGTTCAACAACGTTCCACTCCAGCCGGACGATCTGGCTTATGTGATCTATACATCGGGTTCTACCGGCAAACCGAAAGGTACCCTGATTGCTCATCGCGGAGTTGTTAATCTCTATCATTCGATGACCCGTTCCCTGCAGCTGTCTTCAGAGGACGTAGTGACCCAGTTCTCGACCTTCAGTTTCGATGCGTCTGTGGTTGATACCTTTGAGGCGCTGCTGAACGGCGCGCATCTCGCTTTGCTGACCAAAGAAGAACAGCTTACACCGGAACTGCTCGTCGATTTGCTGGAGCGCCGCGGTGTAACCCACATCGGATGTCTGCCGACCTCCGTGTTCAATCGAATTGCGGAGACGACAACTCCGGAGACGAAGAAGAAATGGAAGACCGTTAAGACGGTGCTGGTAGCGGGTGAAGCTCTGTTGTCCGAACATGTCCGCAAGTTCCAGAGTAAATTTGGCACGGAGATTACGATTATTAACGGATACGGTCCAACGGAATGTACGGTGCTTACAACGATCTACAAAGTTACTGAACCTTGGGAAAGTACGGCAAATACCGTTCCGATCGGTTATCCGCTGGACAACTACGAGTTGTATGTCGTGAAAGAGGACGGCAGGCTTGCCGAGGACGGAGAAGAAGGCGAGCTTTATATCGCGACCCCGGGACTTTCCAGAGGTTATCTGAATCTGCCTGAGAAAACGAACGAAGTGTTTATTACGAATCCTTTCCGCGCGGATAAATCTTCAATGCTTTATAAGTCAGGGGATATCGTCAGAAGATTGCCGGAGGGCAGCATCGAATTTCAGCACCGCAAAGACGGCCAGCTGAAGCTGCGCGGGTTCCGGATCGAAATCGGCGAAATTGAAAATGCGCTTTCCAAACATCCTCACATTCTGGATGGTGCGGTCGTGGCGGTTGTGGAGCAAAGCGTGGTCAAGCATTTGTCCTGCTTCTATACCGAGAAAGCACCCGTATCCGTTAAGGAGTTAAAGGAGCACTTGAAAGATTATGTGCCGCAGTACATGATCCCGGCTTATTTCTACCGGCTGGACGAAATTCCTTTGTCTCCTACCGGCAAGGTGGACCGGAAGAAGCTGCTTACGATGGACAACCCGGAAGCGGCCGAAATGGCGGAGCCGTTTGAGGCTCCTGTCGGCAAATTGGAAACGATGCTGGCTTCATTGTGGGCGGAAGTTTTGCAGTTGCCTAAGGTAGGCCGGAATGTCAGCTTCTTCGATATTGGCGGCGACTCCTTGGCTGTTATGGCGGTTCTGTCGCATTTGAAGCTGGATTATTTAAGCCTGCGGATGAATGATTTATACGAACATACAACGGTCGAGGCATTGGCGGCTTATATCTCTACGCTGAACAGCGAGGAGGAAGAGACCGAGGAACTAATCAACGAATATAAAGATCTCGAAGAGCTGCCCGTATTGCCTAAGGTGCAGCTGCTGAACCAGGATGGTCTCGGAACGGAAATTTTGCTGACCGGCGGAACAGGTTATCTGGGCTCCCATTTACTATACGAGCTGCTGGAGGCTACGGATGCTAACATCCATGTGCTGGTCCGTCCTAAAGCCGGTGAATCCGGTTTGAGCAGAATACAAAAAACGCTGGATTCTTATTTTGGCAGCAGCGTATTTGCAGCGCATCAAAGCCGGATTTTTGCTATGGAAGGCGACCTCGTTCAAGAGAATCTCGGATTATCTGATACAGACCGAAGCTTGATCGGCTCGGCGATCACCTCCATTATTCATGCGGGAGCAGACGTCAGACATTTCGGCAAATCGGAAGAATTCCAGGCCACTAATGTGAGCGGTACAGAGTCGCTGATTGATTTCGTGTACGACAAGCCGTCTATTCGCTTCCATTTCATCTCGACGATCGGTATTCCGGAAGACATGGCAGCTGCGGGAGTATGGGAGGCTAATAACAGCAGTCCGGAGCAGTTTTACGACGTTAAGCTGGAAAGTGTCTATACACACAGCAAGCTGCTGGCAGAGAAAGTAGTGGCCGATGCGATTCAGCGCGGTTTGCCATGCTCCATCTACCGGGCCGGCAACTTGTCCTGTCACAGTGGGACGGGGCACTTCCAAACGAACATTAACGAAAATTTCTTCTATCGGATGATCAAGGCGTTCCTGCTGCTGGGCAAAGCCCCTGCCGTAAATACACACATTGACATCACTCCGGTCGATTTCGCCAGCCGCTTTATGGTCAAGCTGATGCTTCGGCCGCTGCTGGGCGAAATTTATCATATCTGCAACCCGGATCAGCAGCGTTACGAGATGTTGATCGCCTCGTTAATGGAGATGGGATACGATATCGACCTGCTGCCGCAAAAGCAGTTTGAACGCTGGGTGCTGACGGAAGGACGCAGCATCAGTGAAGAAGCCGTTCAACTGGCGGTTGCTCTGCTTGAAGGTGACGGGGTACGGACTACGCCTTACCGTTATTCAAGCGAAGCATCGTTCCGCAAGGCCGAAGGCCTGCAGCGGACGCCTGCGATGGATGAGCTGCTGCGCAAGCTGGCAGGACATGCGGTGGAGCGGGGATATTTCCCGGAAGCGCGGAAGTAG
- a CDS encoding phosphotransferase family protein — MQPNPYQQIIEKNFSGSTLLRHWPLKGGVSAELTALEFRQADGQLNKVIIRQHGSADLARNPRIAQDEFLLLDSLRKAKLPVPAPYAVDDSRDLLDSPYLLIQFIESDSDWQPGDLNACSRQLAEQLALLHQLPIKSGAFSFLPRQETLYTQLLAKNPIKPDTSLSEEGIRQVLETVWPLPEWNKTVLLHGDYWPDNTLWQGEQLIAVIDWEDAALGDPLADLANARLEILWAWGQEALDVFTAEYKRLMPDVHYHHLPYWDLCAALRPASKLSTWGLEPAKERDMRKKHKRFVEAAFAAIPAQ; from the coding sequence ATGCAGCCAAATCCCTATCAGCAGATTATCGAAAAAAATTTCTCCGGCTCCACACTGCTCCGCCATTGGCCGCTTAAGGGCGGCGTTTCCGCCGAGTTGACCGCGCTTGAGTTCCGGCAGGCAGACGGACAGCTGAACAAAGTCATCATCCGCCAGCACGGGTCTGCCGACTTGGCCCGGAATCCCCGGATCGCCCAAGACGAGTTTCTCCTGTTGGATTCCCTGCGTAAAGCTAAGTTGCCGGTGCCTGCGCCATATGCGGTAGACGATTCACGGGACTTGCTTGATTCTCCCTATCTCCTCATACAATTCATAGAAAGCGATAGCGATTGGCAACCTGGCGATCTGAACGCCTGCAGCCGCCAGTTAGCAGAACAACTAGCTCTGCTGCATCAGCTGCCGATAAAATCAGGGGCTTTTTCTTTCCTGCCGAGACAGGAAACCCTCTATACACAGCTGCTCGCCAAAAATCCCATTAAGCCGGACACGTCGCTCAGCGAAGAAGGAATCCGCCAGGTGCTGGAGACGGTTTGGCCGCTGCCGGAATGGAATAAAACCGTCCTGCTCCACGGAGATTACTGGCCGGACAACACGCTTTGGCAAGGAGAACAGCTGATAGCCGTTATCGATTGGGAAGATGCGGCGCTTGGAGATCCGCTGGCCGATTTGGCCAACGCTCGTTTGGAGATTCTGTGGGCATGGGGACAGGAAGCGCTTGATGTGTTCACTGCCGAATATAAAAGACTCATGCCTGATGTCCATTATCATCATTTGCCCTACTGGGATTTATGCGCGGCCCTGCGGCCCGCCTCCAAACTGTCCACATGGGGACTAGAACCCGCCAAAGAGCGGGACATGCGCAAGAAACACAAACGGTTTGTAGAAGCAGCTTTTGCCGCCATTCCGGCTCAATAG
- a CDS encoding aldo/keto reductase encodes MKYKQLGASGLQVSALGLGTNAFGKRADQETSVNIIHQALDSGINFVDTANIYAGTASESIIGEALAGRRQEVVLATKAGLVRNEGPNGSGSSRFHLQQELEQSLRRLKTDYIDLYQIHAFDPNTPLEETLRTLDDMISSGKVRYIGASNYAAWELMKALGVSERKGFVPYVSVQTSYSLADRTPEQELVPLCLDQGVGIIPYFPLAGGILTGKYTAPSDTPAGSRAQTDPSFQRFLDEKTIELGRQVARLAGELGCSPSALSIAWLMGRPAVSTVIVGATRTGQLEDNLTSVELDLSDEVRKQLDELSASFRYGEAFAVYRLS; translated from the coding sequence ATGAAATATAAGCAGCTTGGGGCAAGCGGATTACAGGTTTCGGCTCTCGGTTTGGGTACCAATGCGTTCGGGAAACGTGCGGATCAGGAGACATCCGTGAACATCATCCATCAGGCCTTGGATAGCGGCATCAATTTTGTGGATACGGCCAATATCTATGCGGGAACCGCATCGGAATCGATTATCGGGGAGGCTCTGGCGGGAAGACGGCAAGAGGTGGTTCTGGCGACTAAAGCTGGTTTGGTTCGAAATGAAGGACCGAACGGAAGCGGGTCCTCGCGGTTCCACCTGCAGCAGGAGCTTGAGCAGAGTCTGCGCCGGTTGAAGACCGATTATATCGACCTCTACCAGATTCACGCCTTCGATCCGAATACTCCTCTGGAAGAAACGCTCCGCACCTTGGATGACATGATTTCTTCGGGGAAAGTCCGCTACATAGGAGCATCTAATTATGCGGCATGGGAGCTTATGAAGGCGTTGGGCGTCAGTGAACGCAAAGGTTTTGTTCCTTACGTATCCGTGCAGACAAGCTATTCCCTGGCAGACCGCACACCGGAGCAGGAGCTGGTGCCGCTCTGCCTGGACCAGGGGGTCGGAATCATTCCTTATTTCCCTTTGGCCGGAGGTATTCTTACCGGAAAATATACGGCCCCGTCGGATACGCCTGCCGGCTCAAGAGCCCAAACCGACCCGAGCTTCCAGCGGTTTCTGGATGAGAAGACGATCGAGCTTGGGCGTCAAGTGGCCAGACTCGCGGGTGAACTCGGCTGCTCGCCAAGCGCGCTTTCGATTGCCTGGCTGATGGGCCGTCCTGCTGTATCCACCGTCATTGTCGGGGCTACGCGGACTGGACAGCTTGAAGATAATCTCACCAGCGTTGAGCTCGATTTGTCTGATGAGGTGAGAAAGCAATTGGATGAGCTGAGCGCTTCTTTTCGTTACGGGGAGGCTTTTGCCGTTTATCGGCTGTCTTGA
- a CDS encoding TetR/AcrR family transcriptional regulator — protein MPTQTNDPRVKRTRQLLMQAFMELLEKKKNVSSITVQDITTYATVNRSTFYAHFEDKFAFLESWMREKFQEKLKDELPNGALSDMGSLRLLILIIFDFLYCTRPYMTLADRQYEPLFQVAMQKELNDLLLSWLSEQSEPSVSRESVETAALIASWGIFGAAVEWSRHPQLKPAEDMAREVLAAVATGLASVIGE, from the coding sequence ATGCCTACTCAGACAAACGACCCCCGTGTAAAACGGACGCGTCAATTATTAATGCAAGCCTTTATGGAATTGCTTGAGAAGAAAAAGAATGTCTCTTCTATTACCGTCCAAGATATTACCACTTACGCGACCGTTAATCGCTCCACCTTCTATGCGCATTTTGAAGACAAGTTTGCATTTCTTGAGAGCTGGATGAGGGAGAAATTTCAAGAGAAGCTGAAGGATGAGTTGCCTAACGGTGCATTATCCGATATGGGGAGCCTGCGATTGCTTATTCTAATCATTTTCGATTTTCTTTACTGTACTCGCCCGTATATGACTTTAGCTGATCGTCAGTATGAACCGTTATTTCAGGTCGCGATGCAAAAGGAACTAAATGACCTATTACTTTCCTGGTTAAGTGAACAATCGGAACCATCCGTTTCACGAGAATCGGTAGAGACTGCGGCCCTCATTGCAAGCTGGGGCATTTTTGGAGCAGCCGTTGAGTGGAGCAGACACCCGCAATTGAAGCCGGCGGAAGACATGGCGCGAGAAGTTTTGGCGGCCGTTGCTACTGGTTTAGCATCCGTAATAGGGGAATAA
- a CDS encoding NADP-dependent oxidoreductase, whose translation MRAIRFHEYGEPTDVLRLEEVTIPEPGPGRIRVRVRACGLNPVDWVTSRGHFAGQLPLPRGIGLDVAGIVDAIGEGVTDAAIGDAVLGGADFMSGSSAGASDQAIMYYWFRMPAGLDFVQAAALPMAVETAYRGIDTLGVKSGQTVFVHGAGTTVGFAAVQIALMRGARVIATAGATYADKLRVMGALVTSYGDGMIERVTELAKGPVDLSLDTAPISGSLRDLVRIVNGHPQQVLTVSDFAAAAELGVRASYGELHTARYDVVGDFAGYAADGKFTVPVAKTFALDDWRTAVEISLSGSAHGKLVLLPDSD comes from the coding sequence ATGAGGGCCATTCGATTCCATGAATACGGCGAACCGACCGATGTATTGCGCCTGGAGGAGGTGACGATCCCAGAGCCAGGGCCGGGACGTATTCGTGTGAGAGTACGTGCCTGTGGGTTAAATCCGGTTGACTGGGTAACGTCCCGGGGACATTTTGCCGGTCAATTGCCCTTGCCCCGCGGGATCGGGCTGGACGTGGCAGGTATTGTAGACGCCATTGGAGAGGGAGTAACCGATGCTGCCATCGGGGATGCCGTTCTGGGCGGCGCAGATTTTATGAGTGGATCAAGCGCCGGTGCGTCTGACCAAGCGATCATGTACTACTGGTTTCGCATGCCTGCCGGACTCGACTTTGTTCAAGCAGCAGCGCTGCCCATGGCGGTCGAAACCGCCTACCGGGGCATTGATACTCTCGGGGTGAAGTCGGGGCAGACCGTATTCGTGCACGGAGCGGGCACCACGGTAGGGTTCGCCGCCGTTCAGATTGCCCTCATGCGTGGTGCCCGAGTGATCGCAACCGCAGGTGCCACCTATGCCGACAAGCTCCGTGTTATGGGGGCGTTGGTGACCTCCTACGGTGACGGAATGATCGAACGGGTGACCGAACTGGCGAAGGGGCCGGTTGATCTTTCTCTGGATACCGCGCCAATCAGCGGTTCATTAAGAGATCTGGTCCGGATCGTCAATGGGCATCCCCAGCAGGTCCTAACCGTCAGTGATTTCGCCGCCGCCGCTGAACTTGGCGTTCGCGCCAGCTATGGGGAGCTGCATACCGCACGTTATGACGTTGTCGGCGATTTTGCCGGGTATGCAGCAGACGGCAAGTTCACGGTTCCGGTCGCCAAGACTTTTGCACTCGACGACTGGCGTACAGCTGTCGAAATCAGCCTGAGTGGGAGTGCCCATGGCAAACTGGTCCTCCTGCCCGACTCTGATTGA
- a CDS encoding SDR family NAD(P)-dependent oxidoreductase, with translation MNKNQREHSALITGASSGIGLALTRKMLSENRQVIALIRSDFPADDRFLQNHLKDGQLRVYKVKDLTDYDSLRYALEEIKSKEQRIDILFNNAGGGLSELRYSKQGRELHYELLTVVPYIILMELKELIKNGSLKTVINTSSQVFRFTKNFSIENLEHPKTFRKMYGPYATSKLALSLWTQAIAPQLAKEGIKIRSVDPGINNTLRKGKDSGLTAGFELFMRLFSSPPTHGANLLFEAALGKHRNETGVFLFKNRVADLKFTEHAQRVLDRITDIYSHEFLGGSVQVNG, from the coding sequence TTGAATAAGAACCAGCGAGAACATAGCGCACTGATTACAGGCGCAAGCAGCGGGATCGGGTTGGCATTGACCCGGAAAATGCTGTCGGAGAACCGTCAGGTAATTGCTTTGATCCGGTCGGATTTTCCAGCGGACGATAGATTCCTCCAAAATCATCTCAAGGACGGGCAGCTCCGAGTCTATAAAGTGAAGGATCTCACCGATTATGACAGCTTGAGATACGCTTTGGAAGAAATCAAAAGCAAGGAGCAGCGGATTGATATTTTATTTAACAACGCCGGAGGAGGCTTAAGTGAGCTGCGCTATTCGAAACAAGGCCGCGAATTGCATTATGAATTGTTGACGGTCGTTCCCTATATTATTCTGATGGAATTGAAAGAGCTGATAAAGAACGGGAGCTTAAAAACGGTGATTAATACTTCATCGCAGGTGTTCAGATTTACGAAGAATTTTTCAATTGAAAACTTGGAGCACCCCAAAACCTTCCGCAAAATGTATGGACCCTATGCGACTTCAAAGCTGGCTCTTTCGTTGTGGACCCAAGCCATCGCACCGCAGCTTGCCAAGGAAGGCATCAAGATCCGCAGCGTTGACCCGGGCATTAACAACACACTTAGAAAAGGAAAAGATTCCGGACTGACCGCAGGTTTTGAACTGTTTATGAGGCTTTTCTCCTCTCCGCCTACCCATGGCGCCAACCTGTTGTTTGAGGCGGCCCTCGGCAAACACCGCAATGAAACCGGCGTATTTTTGTTCAAGAATCGGGTTGCGGACTTGAAATTTACAGAACATGCGCAGCGTGTGCTGGATAGAATCACTGATATTTATAGCCATGAATTTCTTGGCGGGAGTGTTCAAGTTAATGGCTGA
- a CDS encoding VOC family protein, whose translation MPVTGPDFISLQVSNLEVSAEFYQNYLGLVRSQAGPPHAVVFETKPIAFALRDLMPGTELGSGTQPGLGVALWLHAPDAQEIHDKLFAAGVKITSAPIDGPFGRTFTFADPDGYLVTLHSKA comes from the coding sequence ATGCCAGTAACTGGACCCGATTTCATTTCACTTCAAGTAAGCAATCTAGAAGTCTCTGCGGAATTTTATCAAAACTATCTCGGCCTCGTCCGCTCACAGGCGGGACCCCCTCATGCTGTGGTCTTTGAAACAAAACCTATTGCATTTGCCCTTCGCGACTTAATGCCAGGAACTGAACTCGGTTCAGGTACTCAGCCTGGACTTGGTGTCGCTCTGTGGCTTCATGCCCCTGATGCGCAAGAAATCCATGACAAGCTTTTTGCAGCAGGCGTAAAGATTACATCTGCACCAATAGATGGACCATTCGGACGAACTTTTACATTTGCCGACCCAGATGGTTACCTGGTTACCCTTCACAGTAAAGCCTAA
- a CDS encoding helix-turn-helix transcriptional regulator produces MNKTERLLAIVMELQRSKLLTADELADVLGVSIRTIYRDMQALSEAGVPIVGETGLGYSLMEGFFLPPISFTVQEAVSLLLGAEFVEKRFDPTYRKSAHSSRRKIEAILSRPIREETNRIQGSISLIQKDEMAVMMREKVNLGSIREAMLKGKKLRFTYHKRVAGTDGNRVNVRTVSPFGLAHDEQNGWLLVAFCDLRKDIRHFRVSRISDLTVTEDTFQIPNNFNLQSYRPKDTRSIRVCAIFNSEISDKVEEANNYYMETAESKEDGYHVTFRVRQPEELLSWILGWGADVIVTEPESFKNRIREEIEKMKKRY; encoded by the coding sequence TTGAATAAAACAGAGCGTCTTTTAGCGATTGTGATGGAATTGCAGCGAAGTAAATTGCTGACAGCCGATGAATTAGCGGATGTCTTGGGAGTTAGTATAAGAACGATTTATCGTGATATGCAAGCTTTGAGTGAAGCGGGTGTCCCCATAGTTGGTGAGACAGGATTAGGATACTCTTTGATGGAAGGTTTTTTTCTTCCACCCATTAGTTTTACAGTCCAAGAAGCAGTATCCCTTCTTCTTGGAGCTGAATTCGTAGAAAAACGTTTTGATCCAACTTATCGCAAAAGTGCTCATTCTTCCCGCAGAAAAATAGAAGCCATTCTGTCTCGCCCCATCCGTGAGGAGACAAACCGAATACAAGGGAGCATCAGTCTGATCCAAAAAGATGAAATGGCCGTAATGATGCGAGAGAAAGTAAACTTGGGAAGCATTCGTGAAGCCATGCTGAAGGGCAAGAAACTTCGTTTCACCTATCACAAGCGGGTTGCTGGGACTGATGGGAACCGGGTAAATGTGCGAACCGTATCGCCATTTGGATTGGCACATGATGAGCAGAATGGCTGGCTATTAGTTGCTTTCTGTGACCTTCGGAAGGATATTCGCCATTTCCGGGTCTCCCGAATCAGTGACCTTACCGTGACTGAGGATACGTTTCAAATTCCCAATAACTTCAACCTTCAATCCTATAGGCCGAAGGATACCCGCAGCATACGGGTCTGCGCAATTTTTAATTCAGAAATCAGCGATAAAGTTGAAGAAGCAAACAACTATTATATGGAGACTGCCGAATCTAAAGAAGATGGATACCATGTCACTTTTCGCGTCCGTCAACCTGAGGAACTGCTGAGTTGGATTCTTGGATGGGGGGCCGATGTCATAGTAACTGAACCGGAATCCTTCAAAAACCGCATAAGAGAAGAAATCGAAAAAATGAAAAAACGTTACTGA
- a CDS encoding recombinase family protein yields the protein MRCAVYIRVSTDKEEQKLSLENQKSLFYEYIEKQKWDIHHLYIDVESGTTAKRENLIRMIEDAKAKKFDIILAKELSRLARNGGLSYKIRDIAMQNCIHIITLDGAINSLTGDIQKFGLYAWLYEDESQRTSNRIKAALSSKARKGEFKGSVPPYGYRLQQSKLILADDDTPNVVKRIYRMYLEGKGFDSIARTLTREGVPTPAQVIGKKNAGQYWQGSSIKIILSNPHYVGDLEQFRQTTKSVTVKGREQLPKEKRIVVKNTHPAIISREDYEAVQRYMEGRKRQQAKPKAKKHLYTNHLYCADCGKSLWYVQHRKGYVCGNYYKHGKHVCSQHSIRENELTGVILDDLRRLSNTLNENDVMEQLEFKVKQAAKQAERQVQSLSKQIDNLKEQKKGFIKLLASGMITEAEYKEVTQSNNEEIASLQSKLVSLTANNSNSGAESMLRMKKELKKFMGLKELTPDMLHRLVDKIVVKADGSANIQYKFAATAII from the coding sequence ATGAGATGTGCAGTATACATTCGGGTTTCGACAGATAAAGAAGAACAGAAGTTGTCGCTAGAGAATCAAAAAAGCTTGTTCTATGAGTACATCGAAAAGCAGAAGTGGGACATCCATCATCTGTATATTGATGTCGAAAGTGGGACAACTGCAAAGCGCGAGAATCTCATTCGGATGATTGAGGATGCGAAGGCTAAGAAGTTCGATATTATCCTAGCTAAAGAGTTGTCAAGGCTTGCACGGAACGGTGGTCTGTCCTATAAAATCAGGGATATAGCTATGCAGAATTGTATTCACATCATTACTTTGGATGGGGCAATTAACTCGCTAACAGGAGATATTCAAAAGTTCGGTTTATATGCTTGGTTGTATGAGGATGAATCACAACGCACGTCTAATCGGATTAAAGCCGCCCTCAGCAGTAAAGCGAGAAAAGGCGAGTTCAAAGGTTCTGTTCCGCCCTATGGGTACAGACTTCAACAAAGCAAGCTGATTCTTGCTGACGATGACACACCGAACGTAGTAAAGCGAATCTATCGTATGTACCTTGAGGGCAAGGGTTTCGATTCAATCGCACGAACACTGACACGCGAGGGAGTTCCTACACCTGCTCAGGTTATCGGTAAGAAAAATGCAGGGCAATATTGGCAGGGTTCGTCCATTAAAATTATCCTGAGTAATCCGCATTATGTCGGCGACTTGGAGCAATTCAGACAGACGACAAAAAGTGTCACGGTAAAGGGACGAGAGCAACTGCCGAAAGAAAAGCGGATAGTCGTCAAGAATACCCACCCTGCGATAATATCAAGGGAAGATTATGAAGCCGTTCAAAGGTACATGGAAGGACGGAAGCGACAGCAAGCGAAACCGAAGGCTAAAAAGCATCTTTATACGAATCACCTGTATTGCGCGGATTGCGGAAAAAGCCTGTGGTATGTCCAACATCGAAAAGGCTATGTATGCGGCAATTACTACAAGCATGGCAAGCACGTTTGTAGCCAACATAGCATTAGGGAGAATGAACTTACAGGGGTAATCCTTGATGACCTGCGCCGCCTGTCAAACACGCTCAATGAGAATGATGTTATGGAACAACTTGAGTTCAAAGTCAAACAGGCGGCTAAACAAGCGGAAAGACAGGTTCAGTCATTATCGAAACAAATTGATAACTTGAAAGAGCAAAAGAAGGGTTTCATTAAACTTCTTGCCAGTGGAATGATAACGGAAGCGGAATATAAAGAGGTTACTCAAAGTAATAATGAGGAAATTGCAAGCCTACAATCCAAGCTAGTGAGCCTTACTGCGAATAACAGTAACAGCGGCGCGGAAAGTATGTTACGCATGAAGAAAGAACTAAAGAAGTTTATGGGTCTGAAAGAACTCACACCCGATATGCTTCATCGTTTGGTGGATAAGATTGTAGTCAAGGCGGATGGTTCGGCGAACATTCAATACAAGTTCGCCGCCACCGCCATTATCTAG
- a CDS encoding helix-turn-helix domain-containing protein, producing the protein MSVREVTLALGLSKSTVYQLCKADVLPYTRVGASIRFKEADIIQFMEANKQGGR; encoded by the coding sequence ATGTCCGTACGAGAGGTAACGCTTGCATTAGGGCTTTCAAAAAGCACCGTCTACCAGTTATGTAAAGCGGATGTTCTTCCATATACGCGAGTAGGCGCAAGCATCCGATTCAAGGAAGCCGACATAATCCAGTTCATGGAAGCAAACAAACAAGGAGGACGTTAA
- a CDS encoding helix-turn-helix domain-containing protein, which produces MENFIGKLYSVSEVAELLNVDVKTVYLWQKEKKLPALKLGGSTWRIREQDLKLFILEAIEEGRK; this is translated from the coding sequence ATGGAAAACTTCATCGGAAAGCTTTACTCCGTCTCTGAGGTGGCGGAATTGCTGAATGTGGACGTAAAAACGGTTTATCTATGGCAGAAGGAAAAGAAACTTCCTGCCCTCAAACTCGGTGGCTCAACATGGAGAATCCGGGAGCAGGACTTGAAGCTGTTCATACTCGAAGCCATCGAAGAAGGACGTAAATAA